From the genome of Medicago truncatula cultivar Jemalong A17 chromosome 2, MtrunA17r5.0-ANR, whole genome shotgun sequence:
TCATTTTATTATTGCATTTAATGTAcaagtcatcattaataaattatttttaaaattattctacATGCAcaacttttgatttatttatgataaataCAAGAAGCCAATACTCCATAACTGATTGAAATTTAATCACAAAGAATAAGACCAAAACCccattaataatttaatttttcatattaaattcaccTCCTTCATAAAACCCACCACTTTCCCCTTTGACTAATtcacataaacatttttcttctcttcttctcttcattCTCTCTACCATGGATGATGATCAAGATCATCACATGGCATCCACGTTGGATCTTAATCTTAAACTTGGATTAGGAAGTTATGTGCAAAACAATGTGAACAAACCACTGGTTGATTCAAAAGAAGAATTGGCCATTGATTTGAACCATGATAGGGCAAATGAATTGAGTTTGAAAAGAGTGCATGAAGAACAAGCAAACACTGTTGAAGAAGAAATTGCTATTGACACCACCAATGATAACAACGGGTGCCCAAAGAAATTGAGGCTTACAACTGAGCAATCAAACAAGCTTGAAAATGCCTTCAAGCGTCACAACACAATTAACACCGTAATATATTTTACtctttgaattttcttttcatttttcattttttcattagctttaaaatcattttttttgattaattatttatgGTTTATAATTTATCATGTATTTTATTCGTTACTGTTTTATATATCATTGttaaattttcatttatcaaaatttaagagaattgatttttttgtttcggTTTTACATGCAGGCTCAAAAACGGGCACTTGCTGAGGAATTGAATTTAAAGCAAAGACAGGTTGAAGTTTGGTTCCAGAACAGAAGAGCAAGGTATGATTCTTGAATCATTggttgttttcaattttcaatcttttatgatttttttttttctttcatggcTCAATATTGGTTTGATCTTAATCCAACATATTTCTCTTCATCAACTTTTCACTTTTGATCACttagatttcttcttcttcttcttgtttttttttttttttttactaatgtgTTCCATCATTTTTACCTTGACTACTATGCCTGATATTCTTGACAAAATTATCTTTTCAAGAAATAATTTGTGTTGGTAAATCATCcaatttattatttgttgacTATTTCAAAGAGATATTTCTCgtttttgcaaaaataatttatctcaaaaaagagttatttttaattttcaatgtaattttaatattatgtatatcactcaaattataaaattttatgttgtatttatgatattaaaaaatacatcaataattaataataaaagttttataaaaatacttatcattttcttattttgtgtgAAGTGAACAAAGTTGACAGTTATTATGGAATagaggataaaaaaatatttttgttgattagATTGTTGAACACTAAAATTTTGAgactaaaaattgaatatttttttgtttgacttgACTATACTTTCTAAGCAATTATATACAATTGACTTTTCAGGACTAAGCTGAAACAAACAGAGGTGAACTGTATATACTTGAGAAAATGTCATGAGAAACTAAGTGAAGAGAATCTTAGGTTGAAGAAGGAATTAGAAGAACTGCGTGCATTAAAAGTTGGaccatcaaatacaactcaatcATCTAAAGCTGCAAATTGGACCATTTGTTCATCATGCAAGAAAATATGGAAACCCAATGAGGAAGATGTTGTTATTAAGAGCAGCCACAGCACCATAGAGTTAGATTAAAGTCtataagaatttaattaattgattggaatattattattaacatcAATATTAATGAGTTAGATGAAAAAAAAGTACACAATATCTCAGTCCGCACACCAAATTATGATGTATAGGACTGCGGTTAGGTTACCTAAAGATTTAAttagatatattattattattatcaaaattaagaaaacaaatttatttattttgtattgtgCTTTTGAATTTTCTGTAaatgtatataaataaatgaataaataagatgCAATTTTAGTCAAAATGGTACGGATATAGTACGTGTTTGTGTTTGGTTGAATTGAAATTCAGTAGATGAGACAAATTATATGACCACTATCTTTGGCCTagtcaactattttttttgtcactttTTTGTCAAGTGTGTGACTTATCTATAGTCAACTAATTTGAAACCTAAAGTCAAGGATAAAATTCTTTTATATTATGTGTCACACATGATGTGTGGTATGAGTATCTACGTTGAAatttatatgatataatatTACTAATGTTTCTCTGGctaattcaattcaacattgCCCGTAGGTAAAGATTGAGACATGAATCCAATCTAAATCTAAAAACGCGTTTTTGAACTTAATCTAAATCTAGAAAAGAAATCtatttgttgatgatgattcaatCATCCAATAGTgtttatataaaatgaaatatatatttttagttcaaTAAGAGATTTTGAATTCGAGATGCAACAACgttaaaatttataaagatgATTTATGACTTTTGATGAAAAGTATATCTTCGCAATTGCACACTAATATACttgacttataaaaaaaattatttaaaataacattataaaataacatCTGGTCTAATTTTTGTATCTGATAAAGACTCATCCCATAAAGATCCACAACTTAAATGAATAAACACTAATCGGATCCCGCGACGTACCATATAAATCTTTGTAAACAAATCATTGTCCTTTGATAAAAATCATACATTGATCCGTGAATCACAATGAAATCAAAGTATAGATCCGTTTAACCATCTCAGAACCTCATGTTGCCTACATATAAAAGGCCATCAAACTTTGATGAAAGATTTTGTTTTCTGTTCTTGCTAAACATGATTGTcctaaattcatcaattatttgAGTGTTAGAGACACTACATACAGAACAACTCATGTGTCCTCCTACGTATACAGTTACCTTCGTTCGTCATCACAAGTCAGTTTCAGATCAGTTACATTTCTcatgtgaaaaatgaaaaatacctCAATACATTTAAATAGATACttacacaaatatttatatattttatttcaaaaaatatttataatatttcattaacgAATTTATCATATTCATAACGGATTCAACCCcatgcatttttttaatgaacaaaattttaaggaatattggtcaatattttttcaattcaaccAATAGTTACTTCTTATACTTCTTGGCCTcatcattaactttttttttttctttttctgcctacaaattttatctttcttttgacCCCGCATCATCATTAACTTATTGCAATTTGCAATTATTTTCTATAGAGCAATAAAAtcctaattattt
Proteins encoded in this window:
- the LOC25486406 gene encoding homeobox-leucine zipper protein HAT4, translated to MDDDQDHHMASTLDLNLKLGLGSYVQNNVNKPLVDSKEELAIDLNHDRANELSLKRVHEEQANTVEEEIAIDTTNDNNGCPKKLRLTTEQSNKLENAFKRHNTINTAQKRALAEELNLKQRQVEVWFQNRRARTKLKQTEVNCIYLRKCHEKLSEENLRLKKELEELRALKVGPSNTTQSSKAANWTICSSCKKIWKPNEEDVVIKSSHSTIELD